The proteins below come from a single Verrucomicrobiia bacterium genomic window:
- a CDS encoding amidohydrolase family protein, whose product MSVPPPPRRRRRLLVALTLLAAVGLLVARALLFQGPYQEITDLPDRPIVDLHCHIAGIGAGDSGCFVSPAMRANFRFKIYLDAFDVTEADLIEHGDMLVVRRLSELLARSRHVHQAVVLAMDGPIDASGELARDRTEVYIPNDFVAAAVKHHTNLLFGASVHPLRHDALERLDKVVAQGAVLLKWLPSIMDIDPADPRLMPFYQRLAHHRLPLLTHTGGERSFTTARDALADPLRLRLPLSLGVTVIAAHAGAGGENEGESDFDRLRHLMREFPNLHADISALTQVNRLGALRDVLAAPECRGRLVYGSDFPLINTALVSPWYHPLHIPLAERQKIADLDNPWDRDVQTKKSLGVPQEVFTLGESLLRR is encoded by the coding sequence ATGAGCGTCCCCCCACCCCCAAGGCGCCGGCGCCGGCTCCTGGTCGCACTCACCCTGCTCGCCGCCGTCGGCCTGCTGGTTGCCCGCGCCCTGCTCTTCCAAGGCCCCTACCAGGAAATCACCGACCTGCCCGACCGGCCCATCGTGGACCTTCACTGCCATATCGCCGGCATCGGCGCAGGCGACAGCGGCTGCTTCGTGTCCCCGGCCATGCGGGCCAACTTCCGATTCAAGATCTACCTCGACGCCTTCGATGTGACCGAGGCGGATCTGATCGAGCACGGCGACATGTTGGTGGTCCGCCGCCTTTCGGAACTCCTCGCCCGCAGCCGCCACGTCCACCAGGCAGTTGTCCTCGCCATGGACGGTCCCATCGACGCCTCGGGCGAACTCGCCCGCGACCGCACCGAGGTCTACATCCCCAACGACTTCGTCGCCGCCGCGGTGAAACACCACACCAACCTCCTCTTCGGTGCCTCCGTCCATCCCCTGCGCCACGATGCCCTCGAACGTCTCGACAAGGTGGTCGCCCAAGGGGCGGTCCTGCTGAAGTGGCTGCCCTCCATCATGGACATCGATCCCGCCGATCCCAGGTTGATGCCCTTCTATCAACGCCTCGCCCACCACCGACTGCCGCTCCTCACCCACACCGGCGGCGAACGGTCCTTCACCACCGCCCGCGACGCGCTCGCGGACCCCCTCCGACTGCGCCTGCCCCTCTCCCTTGGCGTCACCGTCATCGCCGCCCATGCCGGCGCCGGCGGCGAGAACGAGGGAGAATCCGACTTCGACCGGCTCCGGCACCTGATGCGCGAATTCCCCAACCTCCACGCCGACATCTCAGCACTCACCCAGGTCAACCGGCTGGGCGCCTTGCGCGACGTCCTCGCCGCCCCCGAATGCCGTGGGCGCCTGGTGTACGGTTCGGACTTTCCCCTCATCAACACCGCCCTCGTCTCCCCCTGGTATCACCCCCTCCACATCCCCCTCGCCGAGCGTCAGAAGATCGCCGACCTCGACAACCCCTGGGATCGCGATGTCCAGACCAAGAAATCCCTCGGGGTCCCGCAGGAGGTGTTCACCCTCGGGGAGTCCCTCCTCCGAAGGTGA
- a CDS encoding PQQ-like beta-propeller repeat protein, which produces MSSRSFDRSLRRWSLPLASLLLVHGVAGSASGADADKYARNWPAWRGPAGNGHVLHGNPPLTWSEEKNVKWKVAIPGRGHATPIIWEDKVFVLTTVPVREGARLENLAPQVAGQAQGQPRPPREGGRPGGGRPGGGGFGGRGPGGGEAPVTPMAFTVLCLDRATGKPVWERIARQELPHERRLQPSNSYSSGSPVTDGERLYVSFGSHGLHCYDFEGNRIWEKDLGRVNVTFGEGSSPTLAGDALIVLQDNNGPSFIYALDKRTGRELWKTERREGSGWTTPLVLQEGDRTEVIVSGSNAVRAYDAKTGEQIWECAGLGSNPVPMIVANETALFAMSGHRDETGLAIRRGRQGNLTGTDAVLWTNKDRITPYVPSPMLFDDVLLFCQRTSGILSAVHPITGKAHYSQERVNELGSVYASPVLAGNRIYWPGQNGATVVLERSRELKVLATNTLNDGFDASPAVVGDELFLRGREHLYCLVER; this is translated from the coding sequence ATGTCCTCACGATCCTTCGATCGGTCACTTCGCCGGTGGTCGCTGCCGCTGGCGAGTTTGCTCTTGGTCCACGGAGTTGCCGGGTCGGCGTCGGGCGCCGATGCGGACAAGTACGCACGCAACTGGCCAGCCTGGCGCGGTCCGGCCGGGAACGGTCATGTGCTACACGGGAATCCGCCGCTGACATGGAGCGAGGAGAAGAACGTGAAGTGGAAGGTGGCGATCCCGGGGCGGGGCCATGCCACGCCGATCATCTGGGAGGACAAGGTGTTCGTGCTGACTACGGTGCCGGTGCGCGAGGGTGCGCGTCTGGAGAACCTGGCGCCGCAGGTGGCGGGCCAGGCGCAAGGTCAGCCGCGACCTCCTAGGGAGGGTGGGCGGCCTGGTGGGGGACGGCCGGGCGGGGGTGGATTCGGGGGGCGCGGGCCAGGGGGCGGCGAAGCGCCGGTGACCCCGATGGCGTTCACGGTGCTGTGCCTGGATCGGGCGACGGGGAAGCCGGTGTGGGAGCGGATTGCGCGGCAGGAACTCCCGCACGAACGGCGGTTGCAGCCCTCGAACAGTTACAGTTCGGGGTCGCCGGTGACGGATGGGGAACGGCTGTACGTGTCCTTCGGATCGCACGGATTGCATTGCTACGACTTCGAAGGGAACCGGATCTGGGAGAAGGACCTTGGGCGGGTGAACGTGACATTTGGAGAGGGGTCCTCGCCGACACTGGCCGGGGATGCGCTGATTGTCTTGCAGGACAACAATGGTCCGTCGTTCATCTACGCATTGGATAAGCGGACAGGCCGGGAGTTGTGGAAGACCGAGCGTCGTGAGGGATCCGGTTGGACCACGCCGCTGGTGCTTCAGGAGGGGGACCGGACGGAGGTGATCGTGAGCGGGTCCAATGCGGTGAGGGCCTACGATGCGAAGACGGGGGAGCAGATCTGGGAGTGCGCAGGACTGGGATCGAATCCGGTGCCGATGATCGTGGCGAACGAGACGGCGTTGTTCGCGATGTCCGGGCATCGGGACGAGACGGGTTTGGCGATCCGACGGGGGCGTCAGGGGAACCTGACCGGCACGGACGCGGTGCTGTGGACGAACAAGGATCGGATCACTCCGTACGTGCCGTCCCCGATGCTGTTCGATGATGTCCTGCTGTTCTGCCAGCGGACATCCGGAATTCTGTCGGCAGTGCATCCGATCACCGGCAAGGCCCATTATTCGCAGGAGCGGGTGAACGAATTGGGGAGTGTCTATGCGTCGCCGGTTCTGGCGGGGAACCGGATCTACTGGCCGGGACAGAACGGGGCGACGGTGGTGCTGGAGCGGTCGCGGGAGTTGAAGGTACTGGCGACCAACACGCTGAATGACGGGTTCGATGCGTCGCCGGCGGTGGTGGGGGATGAGCTGTTCCTGCGCGGTCGGGAGCATCTGTACTGCCTGGTTGAGCGCTGA